A single Mus caroli chromosome 15, CAROLI_EIJ_v1.1, whole genome shotgun sequence DNA region contains:
- the Krt8 gene encoding keratin, type II cytoskeletal 8 yields the protein MSIRVTQKSYKVSTSGPRAFSSRSFTSGPGARISSSSLSRVGSSSSFRGSLGTGMGLGGFGGAGVGGITAVTVNQSLLSPLKLEVDPNIQAVRTQEKEQIKSLNNKFASFIDKVRFLEQQNKMLETKWSLLQQQKTSRSNMDNMFESYINNLRRQLEALGQEKLKLEAELGNMQGLVEDFKNKYEDEINKRTEMENEFVLIKKDVDEAYMNKVELESRLEGLTDEINFLRQIHEEEIRELQSQISDTSVVLSMDNSRSLDMDGIIAEVRAQYEEIANRSRAEAETMYQIKYEELQTLAGKHGDDLRRTKTEISEMNRNINRLQAEIEALKGQRATLEAAIADAEQRGEMAIKDAQTKVTELETALQRAKQDMARQLREYQELMNVKLALDIEITTYRKLLEGEESRLESGMQNMSIHTKTTSGYSGGLSSSYGGLTSPGFNYGMNFQPGFGSVRGSNTFTTTTKAVVVKKIETRDGKLVSESSDVVSK from the exons ATGTCCATCAGGGTGACTCAGAAATCCTACAAGGTGTCCACCTCCGGTCCCCGGGCCTTCAGCAGCCGCTCGTTCACGAGTGGACCCGGTGCCCGCATCAGCTCTTCCAGCTTATCCCGggtgggcagcagcagcagcttccgGGGAAGCCTGGGCACCGGCATGGGTCTGGGCGGCTTTGGCGGGGCTGGTGTCGGGGGTATCACAGCCGTCACGGTGAACCAGAGCCTGCTGAGCCCCTTGAAGCTGGAGGTGGACCCCAACATCCAGGCTGTGCGCACTCAGGAGAAGGAGCAGATTAAATCCCTGAACAACAAGTTCGCCTCCTTCATTGACAAG GTGCGCTTCCTGGAGCAGCAGAACAAGATGCTGGAGACCAAATGGAGCCTGTTGCAGCAGCAGAAGACGTCGAGGAGCAACATGGACAACATGTTTGAGAGCTACATCAATAACCTCCGCCGGCAGCTGGAAGCCCTGGGCCAGGAGAAGCTGAAgctggaggctgagcttggcaACATGCAGGGCCTGGTGGAGGACTTCAAGAATAA GTATGAGGATGAGATCAACAAGCGTACAGAGATGGAGAATGAATTTGTCCTCATCAAGAAG GATGTGGACGAAGCATACATGAACAAGGTGGAACTAGAGTCCCGCCTGGAAGGACTGACCGACGAGATCAACTTCCTCCGGCAGATCCATGAAGAG GAGATCCGTGAGTTGCAGTCTCAGATCTCAGACACGTCTGTGGTGCTGTCTATGGACAACAGCCGCTCCCTGGACATGGATGGCATCATCGCTGAAGTTCGTGCCCAGTACGAGGAGATTGCCAATCGCAGTCGGGCTGAGGCTGAAACCATGTACCAGATTAAG TACGAGGAATTGCAGACCCTGGCTGGCAAGCATGGGGATGATCTGCGCCGCACCAAGACGGAGATCTCCGAGATGAACCGCAACATCAACCGCCTCCAGGCGGAGATTGAAGCCCTCAAAGGCCAG AGGGCAACGCTGGAGGCGGCCATCGCTGATGCTGAGCAGCGTGGGGAGATGGCCATTAAGGATGCCCAGACCAAGGTGACTGAGCTGGAGACTGCCCTGCAACGGGCCAAGCAGGACATGGCCAGGCAGCTGCGCGAGTACCAGGAGCTTATGAACGTCAAGCTGGCCCTGGACATCGAGATCACCACCTACCGCAAGCTGCTGGAGGGGGAGGAGAGCAG GCTGGAGTCTGGGATGCAGAACATGAGCATTCATACAAAGACCACTAGCGGCTACTCAG GAGGACTGAGTTCATCCTATGGGGGACTCACTAGCCCTGGCTTCAACTACGGAATGAACTTCCAGCCCGGCTTCGGTTCtgtcaggggatccaacactttcaccaccaccaccaaggcagTGGTTGTGAAGAAGATTGAAACCCGAGATGGGAAGCTGGTGTCCGAGTCTTCTGATGTCGTGTCCAAGTGA